The genome window AACTGTGGAGGGACGGGGAGGGAGACGCTTGGGCCACCTTGCGGGTGGAAGACCACGCGGAAAACTGGCCCGTGCGCTCGAGGGCCTTCAGACTCTGGCTCACCCGGCTGTACTACGAGGAGCGGGGTGGGGTTCCCAACGCGCAAGCGCTGCTGGATGCTTTAGTCGCTGTGGAGGCCAAAGCGCTGTTTTCCAAAGCTGAGCACCCGGTGTACCTGCGGGTAGCCCACCAGGACGGGGCGGTGTGGGTCGACCTAGGACGACCGAACTGGCAGGCCGTGCGCGTCACCGCTGAGGGCTGGGCCGTTCTGCCCCCCGAGGTGCGCTTCCGGCGTAGCAAAGCCACCGGAGCCCTGCCCATCCCGATACAGGGAGGGGTGGGGGCGTTGAGGGATATTCTGAACCCCTGGGCCTTAGGTGAAGATTCCTACACCCTGGTAGTGGCCTGGACGCTGGGGACGCTGAGCGGTGGCCCTTACCCGGTGCTGGCCCTTTCGGGAGAGCAGGGAAGCGGAAAAAGCACCCTGGCCCGCACGCTACAGCGGCTTGTAGACCCTTCGGGAGATGTAAGCAGTATCCCCCGCGAGTCCCGCGACCTGTTTGTCGCGGCTAAGCACAGTCACGTACTGGCTTTTGACAACGTATCTGGCTTGCCGCCCTGGTTCAGTGATGACCTGTGCAAGCTGGCTACGGGTGGGATGCTGCGAACAAGGGAACTCTATACCAACGATGATGAGGCGTTTTTGAAGGCCAAACGCCCGGTAATCCTCAACGGGATTACCGATTACCTGACACAGCAAGACCTGGTAGATCGCTCTATCCTGTTGCACCTGCCCCCCCTCGAACAGCACCAGCCCGAGGCTGAACTGTGGGCTGATTTCCAGGAGGCCCACCCTCGAGCCTTAGGCGGGTTGCTTGACCTTACCGCCCTGGCCCTGCGTGAACTACCCCGCACCCGCACCCCTAACGTGCGCCTGGCGGATTTCGCCCGCTGGGCCTTGGCGGCTGAGTCGGGTTATGCCCCGCGCCCCGGAGCGTTTGAGCAGGCCTTTGCGGAGATGCGGGCGGAGTCGGTACGGGTTGGTTTGGACAATGAACCCCTATACCCTCTGTTGCTGCGGCTGTTGGAGGAGGGGGCTTTTGAGGGAAGCGCCGGGGAACTGCTCGAGCGGTTGAACGCATTGCGGGGAGAGGACAAAAAAACCCCACCCGGCTGGCCTCGCACCCCCCACGCTATGGCTTCCTGGCTAAAGCGCACAGCCCCCGCCCTACGCAAGGTGGGGATTCAGGTTGCCCCCCTACCCCGCCAAGGGGACAAACGCCGCTGGGTCATAGAAAAAGTAGGGGGTACAAACGTCACAAATGTCATTGGTGTCATAAACCCCGTGCAGGACGCAAATCACACCGTGACATTTCCCACCCACAATGACATTTCAAACGTCACCGCAAATGTCACCCCCCCGCCGGATGACATTTCAAATGTCATTTCCAACGGGCAAACGTCACTTGAAGAATCGCGTGCAGGACGCACTGGTGACATTCATGACGTTTGTGACATTTCCAACCCTACTCTTTCTACGCAAGAGCAAGAGGAAGAGGGGGGTGACTGGGAGGTGGTGCTATGACCCCCTGGCCCGCCCTCTTCTCCCGGCTGCCCCAACTGGTGGAAAAGCTCGAGGCGATAGCCCACTCCTTACTGACTGTGGAGGTAGACCGGGAGGTGGTGGCCCGGCTGGTGCGCCCGAGCCGGGCGGAACTCGAGGCCCACGCTCGCTGGCCCGGTATGCCCACCCACACCCCCGAGGGGTGGCTGCTCGAGGCCCTGAACAAAGTACGCCGCTACTATCCCGAGCCACGGGAGCGGGTGGCCCTGTATGCGGGAAACCAACCTGTGGCAGTGGTACGACGCAGGGAGGGGGTGGGCCATGCCGCATAGGTACCCCCACCTACCCGCTGCCCTGTTGGGGATGCTCGAGGTTGGAGCCTGGCAGGGAACCCCTACCGAGCTCTTCGCCGCCCTCGAGCCCCACCGGGTAGACCCCTGGCCCGCTAACCCGGTAGCCCTGTCCTTGTGGTTGAAGCACCACGCCAAAGCGCACGGCGTGCAGGTGGAGGCCCTCCACACCGGGGAGCACCGGCTGTTGCGGCTGGTACGGGAGTCTAACGGGTTGGTGGGTGCAACGATTCCGGCACATAGCGGCACGATTCCGCCGCATACCGCCGCGTTTTGGAGCTTCCCCACCTGGGGGGCTTTGCTCGAGGCCCTACCCGGAGCGCTCGAGGGGGTGAGCGGGGAAGTCACGCTGGCTTTTGACATAGGGCGTGGTCGGGTAAGCCAGGCCGTCCCCATCACCTGGCTACCAGGGGCGGTAGGGCGCTGGGCGGCACAGTTTCCCCAAGCCCATGAGATACGCATCTATCGCGGGGAAGTGGAGGTAGCCACCGTATGGCCTTTGGAATAATGTCGGAATTTGTCGCAATAAAAAAACTGACGTTCAACGGTTGAACAGGAGTACCAGGATGACCAACTGCCGTGAAACACTACGTGAAACAACACGTGAAACAACACCGGCAAAATGTTCGTTTATTGCCATAAGCGCACTTTGACCATTGAGAACACAGTGATAAAATAGTGATGTATGCCAAGAGGACAGAACTTACACCGGGTTAGACAGCCCAAGGAAGTACGGCTCAAGCAGCTAGGGCTCAACACGCCCTTGAAGCCGGGGGAGAGAAGTGTGCTGGTGCGCGTCCGCCTGCACGAGCCATGGGCGAAACGCCTGCTGGAGATGACCCCCCAGGAGCGCGGGGAGGTCTTCATGGCCGGGGTGGAGGCCCTGCAAGGGAGGTAGCCATGCCTAGAAAGCGCGGTAAGGGTTCAGGAACAACCTACTACCACAAAGGCTCTGGCCGCTGGTGCGCCGAACTGAACCTGGGCTTTGATGCTGAAGGTAAGCCCCTCCGGGTGCGCGGCTACCACAAGACCCGGAAAGAGGCTGAGGCATGGCTAGCAGAACAGGCCACGCTCTATCACAAGGGGCTGCTTGCCAACCCCTCCAGCGTCACCCTGAAGGACTGGGCCATGCGCTGGCTCGAGCGCAAAGAGAAAGAGGTCAGGCCCAGGACGGTAGAGCTCTACAGGCAAGAGCTAGGCTATGCCCTCCCCAGCGTCAAGAATCCCCAGGCCCGCGACCCCCTGGGTAGCCTGCCCTTGCAGAAAGTCACCCCTTCCCACATCCGGTCAGTGCTGGATGACCTGGGCAAACGCTACAGCCTTCGCACCGTAAGGCAGGTCAGGCAAAGACTCTGGCAGGTATGCCGGGATGCCCTGGACATGGAGCTCATTCACCGCAACCCGGCGGAGCCGGTGAAGATCAAGGCCCCCCGTGACCAGGCCAAGACCAAAGCTGGGAGGGCTCTCGAGCTCCATGAGGTGCAAGCTCTGCTCAGCGCCCTGGACGCTCACAGTGACCCCAGAACCGCCCTCTCGTTGCGCCTGATGCTGGCCTGTGGGTTGCGTTTGGGCGAGGCCCTGGGCTTGCAGTGGCAGGATGTAGACCTCGAGGCCGGGGTGCTCAGGGTGTCCAGGGCCTACAGCGCAAACCGCATCACCCTACCCAAGACCCACACAAGCGCTCGGACTGTACCAATCCCCAGGGCCACGCTGGAGCGGCTGAGGGCCTACCGGGACTGGTGGAGGGAGAGGCTGGGAGAGTACCCCCCGACTGGGATGTGGGTCTTCCCTGGGGATGACCCCAGCAAGCCCCTGGACTACCGGGCCCCTGCTCACCTGCTGACCAGGGTTACGAAAAAACTAGGAATCCCCCACGTCAGAGTGCATGACCTCCGGCACAGCTACGGTTCCCACCTGCTGGCTAATGGCGCACCCCTCGAGCTGGTATCCGAGCGGATGGGCCACGCCAACCCGAACATCACCCTGGGGGTGTACCGGCATCTGCTCCAGCATGAGCGACAGGGCTTTGTGATTGACCCAGAAGACCTGCTCCAACCCAGGGCGCAAGCCTGAACCCATAAACCGTAAAATCACCGTAAAAGCGAAGAACCGGGGTTTGTGTGACCCCGGTTTTCTTCGTCCTGGACTTGGTGGACCGCACAGGACTTGAACCTGTGACCAACCGATTAAAAGTCGGTTGCTCTACCAACTGAGCTAGCGGTCCGGTTTTTTGGCTTGCGGAGCAAGCAACTCCCAGCAGCCTTAGAGATTATAGGCAAATGGCCCAAAGTTGTCTATAGCGTGGGCACACCAAAAAAGCCGAGGGCCGGAGGTATTCCGGCCCTCGGTTCGTGGGAAACTACCAGATGTAGAAGATGGTCACGATAAACAACCAGACTGCGTCCACCAGGTGCCAGTACATCGAGGAGCCCTCGAGGGTGCCCTGCTCGTGGCTATCAATCTTGCCCGCCAAGCCTTGGGCGTAAGCCAGGGTGAGGCCCGTACCGCCAATCACTACGTGCGCCCCGTGCAGACCCACAATCAGGAAGAAAGCGGTGAACCACAGGGCCGCCTTCTGGGCCGCTTCCGACTGGCCGGCAGCGTTCAGGGCTTCCACGTAGTGCCCCGAGGCAACGGCAAACTCCCAGATCTGGAAGAGGAAGAAGACCACACCCAGCAGAATGCTGATGAGCATCCCCAGCTTGAAGGGCGAGAACTTGTTGGTGCGCAGGTCGTGGTGGGCGTAGTGAACGGTGAACGAGCTGGCGACCAGGAAGAAGGTGTTGAGCAAGGCCAGCCACAAGGCCGGGCGGTGTTCCTCGGGCGGCACCGCTGCACCGGTAAGGCGCAGATACAGGTAGCCCGCAATCAGAATGCCGAAGAGGGCAATTTCCGAGACGATGAACCAGGCCATCCCCACCCAGGCGTTGGACTTGCCGGTGACGGTGTGGTGCACCACCGGGTGGTCGTACTCTTTACGCAGCGCCCACTGGAAGAGGCTGTAAATAAAGAGCACCAGGCCCACCGCCAGCCAGCCACCCCAGCCCGCAACGCCGCCCACCGCGGCATTGCCCAGGTTGGGAGCCAGCGAAACCCCAATGCTGGTAATCAGTAGCCCCACCGCGGTCATGAACGGCCAGACGGTAGGGGCCGGCAGGTGGATGGTGGCCGGGTCTACCGGGGTCGGCTTGAGGCCCTCTTTTTCCCAGTCGTAGAGAGGCCGCTCGGACTTGAAGACAGTGGGGAACTGCACGGCAAAGTTATACGAGGGCGGCGGTGAGGAGGTGGCCCACTCGAGGGTATACCCCCCCCAGGGGTTGTCGGGGGCCTTCACGTTCTGGCGGAAGCTCTGAATCATGGCGATGAGCCAGGCAATGCCGCCCAGGGCCAGAATCACGGCGCCAACGGTAGAGGCGAAGTTGAGCTCGTTCCACAGGTACAGCCCGTCGGGGTAGGTGTAGTAGCGGCGGGGCATCCCCAGGAAGCCCAGCACGTACTGGGGCATGAAGGTAATCAGATAGCCCACCAAGAAGAGCCAGAAGTGCGCCTTACCCCAGAACTCGGGGTACATGCGCCCGGTAATCTTGGGCCACCAGTAGTACAGCCCAGCAAAGGCCAGGAAGCCCGAGCCAGCCATCAAGACGTTGTGGAAGTGGGCCACCACGAAGTAGCTGTCCTGCACCTGGTAGTCGAAGGGCACCACCGCCAGCATGACCCCGGTAATCCCCCCCAGCAGGAAGTTGAACATGAAGCCCATCACAAAAAGCAGGGGGGTCTTGAAGTCGAGCTGCCCGCCCCACAACGTACCCAGCAGGTTGAAGATCTTTACCCCGGTAGGCACCGCCACCAGCACGGTGAAGAACACGAAGACCAGCTGGAACAAGAGGCTCTCGCCCACCGTGAACATGTGGTGCGCCCAGACCAGAAAGCCCACCACCGCGATGCCCACCAGCGCAAACACCATAAAGCGGTAACCGAAGACCGGCTTGCGCGCGAAGGTCGAGGCCACCTCGGCGGCGATGCCCAGGTAGGGCAGCAGCATGATGTACACCGCCGGGTGGGAGTAGAACCAGAAGAACTGCTGGAAGAGCACCGGGTCACCGCCGATGCCAGGGTCGAAGAGGCTCAGACCCAGCTTACGGGAGAGCAGCACGGTCAGGCTGGCCGCGGTGATGCCGGCCAGGGCGAAGAGGGAAAGCATGGAGGTAGCGAAGATACCCCACACGAAGATGGGCATCTTCCACAGGCCCATCCCCTTGGCCCGCAGGTTGTAGACCGTAGCTGCGAAGTTGGCCGAACCCAAGAGGCTCGACAACCCTACCAGCAACACGCCCATCATGAAGAAATCGGTGCCCAGGCCGGTGGTGCGCGAGAAGGGGTAGTAGAAGGTCCAGCCCACATCCGGCGCGCCGCCAAAGAACAGCGAGGTGTAGATGAGCACCGCCGAGAACACGAATAGCCAGGCCGCAAAGGCGTTAATGCGCGGCAGGGCCACGTCCCGCTCACCCAGCATCAAGGGCAGAATGAAGTTCCCAAAACCCGCCAGCCCTGCCGGGATGATGAAAAAGAAGAGCATGGTAGCGCCGTGCAGGGTGAGCACCTGGTTGTAGGCCTCGCCTACCAGGAATTGCTGCTCGGGGCTTGCCAACTGCCAGCGGATGGCCACCGCCATCAGGCCGGAAAGCCCA of Meiothermus sp. contains these proteins:
- a CDS encoding bifunctional DNA primase/polymerase; its protein translation is MSNPLLQAALEYARLGYAVLPLLPGEKRPHSRLVPHGLRDATTNPEVLRRWWQAVPTAGVGILPPAEVLGLDFDTLEVWEQLRAEYPELAEAPRQRTPRGGVHVFLKLPKSLIGSLTSSTRKMPGLDLRGLGKAYLAAAPTELPNGGYSWEVPLLPPTELPLPPEGLLKRLLPEPPPPPPEYQPVNFRGLRDDKLTRRLEGLLRWACERVAAAPEGVRHNTLLSYARMAGGYVHLGLDPEQATRALTAAGVQAGLPHPEAEATARDGLRYGLDAPLKLPADERGRVSAGQNPPPADPRESHQQVVGLLEGLTPETWPEQRAAFFEGLQSLDPVSVDLLLKKAASRLGVGAGTLQKAFKEHAKRGEEAEPTAAKEILTRLALEHSELWRDGEGDAWATLRVEDHAENWPVRSRAFRLWLTRLYYEERGGVPNAQALLDALVAVEAKALFSKAEHPVYLRVAHQDGAVWVDLGRPNWQAVRVTAEGWAVLPPEVRFRRSKATGALPIPIQGGVGALRDILNPWALGEDSYTLVVAWTLGTLSGGPYPVLALSGEQGSGKSTLARTLQRLVDPSGDVSSIPRESRDLFVAAKHSHVLAFDNVSGLPPWFSDDLCKLATGGMLRTRELYTNDDEAFLKAKRPVILNGITDYLTQQDLVDRSILLHLPPLEQHQPEAELWADFQEAHPRALGGLLDLTALALRELPRTRTPNVRLADFARWALAAESGYAPRPGAFEQAFAEMRAESVRVGLDNEPLYPLLLRLLEEGAFEGSAGELLERLNALRGEDKKTPPGWPRTPHAMASWLKRTAPALRKVGIQVAPLPRQGDKRRWVIEKVGGTNVTNVIGVINPVQDANHTVTFPTHNDISNVTANVTPPPDDISNVISNGQTSLEESRAGRTGDIHDVCDISNPTLSTQEQEEEGGDWEVVL
- a CDS encoding site-specific integrase yields the protein MPRKRGKGSGTTYYHKGSGRWCAELNLGFDAEGKPLRVRGYHKTRKEAEAWLAEQATLYHKGLLANPSSVTLKDWAMRWLERKEKEVRPRTVELYRQELGYALPSVKNPQARDPLGSLPLQKVTPSHIRSVLDDLGKRYSLRTVRQVRQRLWQVCRDALDMELIHRNPAEPVKIKAPRDQAKTKAGRALELHEVQALLSALDAHSDPRTALSLRLMLACGLRLGEALGLQWQDVDLEAGVLRVSRAYSANRITLPKTHTSARTVPIPRATLERLRAYRDWWRERLGEYPPTGMWVFPGDDPSKPLDYRAPAHLLTRVTKKLGIPHVRVHDLRHSYGSHLLANGAPLELVSERMGHANPNITLGVYRHLLQHERQGFVIDPEDLLQPRAQA
- a CDS encoding cbb3-type cytochrome c oxidase subunit I; translation: MAVATPQSQTAARLGFWAAVWDLLTTSDHKKVGMIYLVTSFVAFGLSGLMAVAIRWQLASPEQQFLVGEAYNQVLTLHGATMLFFFIIPAGLAGFGNFILPLMLGERDVALPRINAFAAWLFVFSAVLIYTSLFFGGAPDVGWTFYYPFSRTTGLGTDFFMMGVLLVGLSSLLGSANFAATVYNLRAKGMGLWKMPIFVWGIFATSMLSLFALAGITAASLTVLLSRKLGLSLFDPGIGGDPVLFQQFFWFYSHPAVYIMLLPYLGIAAEVASTFARKPVFGYRFMVFALVGIAVVGFLVWAHHMFTVGESLLFQLVFVFFTVLVAVPTGVKIFNLLGTLWGGQLDFKTPLLFVMGFMFNFLLGGITGVMLAVVPFDYQVQDSYFVVAHFHNVLMAGSGFLAFAGLYYWWPKITGRMYPEFWGKAHFWLFLVGYLITFMPQYVLGFLGMPRRYYTYPDGLYLWNELNFASTVGAVILALGGIAWLIAMIQSFRQNVKAPDNPWGGYTLEWATSSPPPSYNFAVQFPTVFKSERPLYDWEKEGLKPTPVDPATIHLPAPTVWPFMTAVGLLITSIGVSLAPNLGNAAVGGVAGWGGWLAVGLVLFIYSLFQWALRKEYDHPVVHHTVTGKSNAWVGMAWFIVSEIALFGILIAGYLYLRLTGAAVPPEEHRPALWLALLNTFFLVASSFTVHYAHHDLRTNKFSPFKLGMLISILLGVVFFLFQIWEFAVASGHYVEALNAAGQSEAAQKAALWFTAFFLIVGLHGAHVVIGGTGLTLAYAQGLAGKIDSHEQGTLEGSSMYWHLVDAVWLFIVTIFYIW